In the Agrococcus sp. Marseille-Q4369 genome, one interval contains:
- a CDS encoding Na(+)/H(+) antiporter subunit C, with translation MTPSLALAVAGGVLIATGTYLLLERSLMRILAGVMLAGNGVNLLFLVAAGPAGLGPIVGTPEDEISDPLPQAMVLTAIVISLATSAFLLAMSYRSFQLEGHDEVADDVEDAIVRRRAEADLSSEAYVELTPEEQPDTESGGRSGRADD, from the coding sequence GTGACCCCGTCCCTCGCCCTCGCCGTGGCCGGCGGCGTGCTCATCGCGACCGGCACGTACCTGCTGCTCGAGCGCAGCCTCATGCGCATCCTCGCGGGCGTCATGCTCGCGGGCAACGGCGTCAACCTGCTCTTCCTCGTCGCGGCGGGACCGGCGGGCCTCGGACCCATCGTCGGCACGCCCGAGGACGAGATCTCCGATCCCCTCCCGCAGGCCATGGTGCTCACCGCGATCGTCATCTCGCTCGCGACGAGCGCGTTCCTGCTGGCCATGTCGTACCGCTCCTTCCAGCTCGAGGGCCATGACGAGGTCGCCGACGACGTCGAGGACGCCATCGTGCGGCGTCGCGCCGAGGCCGACCTCTCGAGCGAGGCATACGTCGAGCTCACGCCCGAGGAGCAGCCCGACACCGAGTCCGGCGGCCGCTCCGGGAGGGCCGACGACTGA
- a CDS encoding Na+/H+ antiporter subunit D: protein MDLANLVPVPVLLPLLAAGVTLALARHPAWQRIVSGTTLGIVAVLALVLCLAADAQGPIVLWVGAWPEGLGIVLVADRLSALLVLVSSIVTAIVVIFPSRRDIADSADGAPVSVFHPTFLVLTAGVANAFLAGDLFNLFVGFEMLLFSSYVLIMLGATKERVRAGSTYVVVSVASSTLFLLALALVYGATGTVSFAQLPERFAALDPALQLTIQLLLLVVFGIKAAVFPLQAWLPDSYPTAPASVTAVFAGLLTKVGVYAIIRLQTLLFPDSPLTDLLLVVAILTLVLGILGALAQGEIKRLLSFTLVSHIGYMLLGVALGTEQGIAGSIFYIVHHILVQTALFIVVGLIERIGGSTSLSRLGGLASVPLLAALYLLPALNLGGIPPFSGFLGKVALLDAALDAPSPLAIAAVVAGIATSLLTLIAVIRVWQRAFWQDRGEDDDRVHSLRVLPRVWIFAASTLVGITVALTALAGPLSDYAARASVDIEGGAYHDAVEEAMP, encoded by the coding sequence ATGGACCTCGCGAACCTCGTCCCCGTCCCCGTGCTCCTGCCGCTCCTCGCGGCCGGCGTCACGCTCGCGCTCGCGCGCCACCCCGCGTGGCAGCGCATCGTCTCGGGCACGACGCTCGGCATCGTCGCGGTGCTCGCGCTCGTCCTGTGCCTCGCGGCCGACGCCCAGGGCCCGATCGTGCTGTGGGTCGGCGCGTGGCCGGAGGGGCTCGGCATCGTGCTCGTCGCCGACCGGCTCTCGGCGCTCCTCGTGCTCGTCTCGAGCATCGTCACGGCGATCGTCGTGATCTTCCCCTCGCGACGCGACATCGCCGACAGCGCCGACGGGGCGCCGGTGTCGGTCTTCCACCCGACGTTCCTCGTGCTGACGGCCGGCGTCGCGAATGCGTTCCTCGCGGGCGACCTCTTCAACCTCTTCGTCGGCTTCGAGATGCTGCTGTTCTCGTCGTACGTGCTCATCATGCTCGGCGCGACGAAGGAGCGCGTGCGCGCGGGCAGCACGTACGTCGTCGTGAGCGTCGCGTCGTCGACGCTGTTCCTCCTCGCGCTCGCGCTCGTCTACGGCGCGACCGGCACGGTGAGCTTCGCGCAGCTGCCCGAGCGCTTCGCGGCCCTCGACCCCGCGCTGCAGCTCACGATCCAGCTGCTGCTGCTCGTGGTCTTCGGCATCAAGGCGGCGGTTTTCCCGCTCCAGGCGTGGCTTCCCGACTCGTACCCGACCGCGCCCGCGAGCGTCACGGCGGTCTTCGCGGGGCTCCTCACGAAGGTCGGCGTCTACGCGATCATCCGGCTGCAGACGCTGCTCTTCCCCGACAGCCCGCTCACCGACCTGCTGCTCGTCGTCGCGATCCTGACGCTCGTGCTCGGCATCCTCGGCGCGCTCGCGCAGGGCGAGATCAAGCGACTCCTGTCGTTCACGCTCGTGAGCCACATCGGCTACATGCTGCTCGGCGTCGCGCTGGGCACCGAGCAGGGCATCGCCGGCTCGATCTTCTACATCGTGCACCACATCCTCGTGCAGACGGCGCTGTTCATCGTCGTCGGCCTCATCGAGCGCATCGGAGGGTCGACGAGCCTGTCGAGGCTCGGCGGCCTCGCATCGGTGCCGCTGCTCGCGGCGCTCTACCTGCTGCCGGCCCTCAACCTCGGCGGCATCCCGCCGTTCTCCGGCTTCCTCGGCAAGGTGGCGCTGCTCGACGCCGCGCTCGACGCGCCGTCGCCGCTCGCGATCGCCGCCGTCGTCGCGGGCATCGCGACGAGCCTCCTGACGCTCATCGCCGTGATCCGGGTGTGGCAGCGCGCGTTCTGGCAGGACCGCGGCGAGGACGACGACCGCGTGCACTCGCTGCGCGTGCTGCCGCGGGTCTGGATCTTCGCGGCGTCGACCCTCGTCGGCATCACGGTCGCGCTCACCGCCCTCGCCGGACCGCTCTCCGACTACGCCGCG
- a CDS encoding exonuclease SbcCD subunit D: MRLLHTSDWHVGRTFHGADTLEALEDALGALAGIVREREVDVVLVAGDVFDSAMPAGRHVEALSRALAAIRDAGAEIVLSSGNHDSPARLGANAAFARAGGLHLSTAALEPASWRIELADEHGPVHVFAVPYLEPVALRAALPETGIATQADAMRWAMDAVRASLLDVPARSVVLAHCFAAGVADDAVRLDEAVRLDDAPRDITAGGLDVVPASVFDGVDYVALGHLHSRQELSPSVRYSGAPLHYSFRERSPERGGWLVELGAEGLASAEWVSLPVPRALTTVEGELASLLADASLDGTADDWLRVRLTDRVRPLDAMRRLQERWPHAAEVTWIGGGTTPAQQLRERLARRSESEVVDDFLAHVRAGAAASEAEAALVRELLERAAAEESAR; this comes from the coding sequence ATGCGCCTCCTGCACACCTCCGACTGGCACGTCGGCCGCACGTTCCACGGCGCCGACACGCTCGAGGCGCTCGAGGACGCGCTCGGCGCGCTCGCGGGGATCGTGCGCGAGCGCGAGGTCGACGTCGTGCTCGTCGCTGGCGACGTCTTCGACTCGGCCATGCCGGCCGGCCGGCACGTCGAGGCGCTCTCGCGCGCGCTCGCCGCGATCCGCGACGCGGGTGCCGAGATCGTGCTCTCGAGCGGCAACCACGACTCCCCCGCGAGGCTCGGCGCGAACGCGGCCTTCGCGCGCGCGGGCGGGCTGCACCTCAGCACCGCGGCGCTCGAGCCCGCGTCGTGGCGCATCGAGCTCGCCGACGAGCACGGCCCCGTGCACGTCTTCGCCGTGCCCTACCTCGAGCCGGTCGCGCTCCGGGCTGCGCTGCCGGAGACGGGCATCGCGACGCAGGCCGACGCGATGCGATGGGCGATGGATGCGGTGCGCGCGTCGCTCCTCGACGTCCCGGCGCGCTCGGTCGTGCTCGCGCACTGCTTCGCGGCCGGCGTCGCCGACGACGCGGTGCGACTCGACGAGGCAGTGCGGCTCGACGACGCGCCGCGCGACATCACGGCCGGCGGCCTCGACGTCGTGCCCGCGTCCGTCTTCGACGGCGTCGACTACGTCGCGCTCGGTCACCTGCACTCGCGGCAGGAGCTCTCGCCCTCGGTGCGCTACTCGGGCGCGCCGCTGCACTACTCGTTCCGCGAGCGCTCGCCCGAGCGCGGCGGCTGGCTCGTCGAGCTCGGCGCCGAGGGGCTCGCGAGCGCCGAGTGGGTGAGCCTGCCGGTGCCGCGGGCGCTCACGACCGTGGAGGGCGAGCTCGCCTCGCTCCTCGCGGATGCCTCCCTCGACGGCACGGCGGACGACTGGTTGCGCGTGCGACTCACCGATCGCGTGCGACCCCTCGACGCGATGCGCCGGCTGCAGGAGCGGTGGCCGCACGCGGCGGAGGTCACGTGGATCGGCGGCGGCACGACGCCCGCGCAGCAGCTGCGCGAGCGGCTCGCGCGGCGCAGCGAATCCGAGGTCGTCGACGACTTCCTCGCCCACGTGCGCGCCGGCGCTGCGGCGAGCGAGGCGGAGGCGGCGCTCGTGCGCGAGCTGCTCGAGCGCGCCGCAGCCGAGGAGTCGGCGCGGTGA
- a CDS encoding Na+/H+ antiporter subunit A, with translation MLLTVTTLAVLGVVSSALSGRMGRFVFLLPAAASLVAAVWFALQAPLVAAGRVLQERIEWMPSLGIAVDLRLGALQWLLSMVVLGVGGLIFVYCAWYFDSETLAARTVGLLTAFAASMLLLVLSDDLIVLTVGWELTTLFSYLLVGLNHRSASNRRAAQTALIVTTVGGLTMLVGVLLLEAETGTYSLSAIVADPPSSAAAAWAAGCLVVGALSKSAIVPFQYWLPGAMAAPTPVSAFLHAAAMVKAGIFLMAAFTPAFVDLPWWRWTLVGLGIVTMLLGAVRAMRQLDIKVLLAHGTVSQLGLLMTVIGIGTQGAMQAGLTLLVAHAIFKAGLFMVVGAVDRATGTRDLRELGGLARRMPIVTGAAILAAASMAGLPPALGFLAKEAALDAVIAGASEELVALGWLAFIAIALGAAITVTYSLRLIMGTFFGPQTVEVKRRTGALAVAPVILAAAGLLLGFAGNLITELLRPHVSTVPAGESAPLLALWHGFTPALAASMIAWAVGTVIHLRVGSARRAPHGQDVFERGYHAGMRALDRLAVEVTGRIQTGSLPLHLTTILLVVVVLPGGALVMAGAVSGDIRLYDSVGQVGAAALISIAALLVTTARGRLKAFMLVSVVGYGVGLLFLLHGAPDLALTQVLTETVFLIVLVLVLRRLPKYFTDRPLRAARYPRALLAILVGAFATLASLAALQARTAEPISEGFYRWAYEFGHGENIVNVTLVDIRAWDTLGEVSVLLAAATGVASLIFVRRPVAGLGVLRQNDPATRRGNWLRGAFTDEHMASPVLEMMTRLLFPIMMLVSIYLLAVGHNEPGGGFAGGLVAGIALAVRYLAGGRDELTEAAPFDAGKLLGAGIVVAVLGVVWPVFVGGRIGESYAIEWVMPLLGEQKLVTTLFFDIGVWLIVIGAMLDFVRSLGAGIDLHAEQNAAPRPAWRSDRSLPGKEVRR, from the coding sequence GTGCTGCTGACTGTGACGACGCTCGCCGTCCTCGGCGTCGTCTCCAGCGCGCTCAGCGGCCGCATGGGACGATTCGTCTTCCTGCTGCCCGCCGCGGCGAGCCTCGTCGCGGCGGTGTGGTTCGCGCTGCAGGCGCCGCTCGTGGCCGCGGGGCGGGTGCTGCAGGAGCGGATCGAGTGGATGCCGTCCCTCGGCATCGCGGTCGACCTGCGGCTCGGTGCGCTCCAGTGGCTGCTCTCGATGGTCGTGCTCGGCGTCGGCGGGCTCATCTTCGTCTACTGCGCGTGGTACTTCGACTCCGAGACCCTCGCGGCCCGCACGGTCGGCCTGCTGACGGCGTTCGCCGCCTCGATGCTCCTCCTCGTGCTCTCCGACGATCTCATCGTGCTGACCGTCGGCTGGGAGCTCACGACGCTGTTCAGCTACCTCCTCGTCGGGCTCAACCACCGCTCGGCGAGCAACCGGCGGGCGGCGCAGACGGCGCTCATCGTCACGACGGTCGGCGGGCTCACGATGCTCGTCGGCGTGCTGCTGCTCGAGGCCGAGACCGGCACCTACTCGCTCAGCGCGATCGTGGCCGACCCGCCGAGCTCGGCGGCCGCGGCGTGGGCCGCGGGCTGCCTCGTCGTCGGGGCGCTGTCGAAGTCGGCCATCGTGCCGTTCCAGTACTGGCTGCCCGGCGCGATGGCCGCGCCCACCCCCGTCTCGGCGTTCCTCCACGCCGCCGCGATGGTGAAGGCGGGCATCTTCCTCATGGCCGCGTTCACCCCGGCGTTCGTCGACCTGCCGTGGTGGCGCTGGACGCTCGTCGGCCTCGGCATCGTGACGATGCTGCTCGGCGCGGTGCGGGCGATGCGGCAGCTCGACATCAAGGTGCTGCTCGCGCACGGCACCGTGAGCCAGCTCGGCCTGCTCATGACGGTCATCGGGATCGGCACCCAGGGCGCGATGCAAGCGGGCCTCACGCTGCTCGTCGCGCACGCGATCTTCAAAGCGGGGCTCTTCATGGTCGTCGGCGCGGTCGACCGCGCGACGGGCACGAGGGACCTGCGCGAGCTCGGCGGCCTCGCGCGGCGGATGCCGATCGTCACCGGGGCCGCGATCCTCGCCGCCGCGTCGATGGCGGGGCTCCCGCCCGCGCTCGGCTTCCTCGCGAAGGAGGCGGCGCTCGACGCGGTGATCGCCGGCGCGAGCGAGGAGCTCGTCGCGCTCGGCTGGCTTGCGTTCATCGCGATCGCGCTCGGCGCCGCCATCACCGTGACGTACTCCCTGCGCCTCATCATGGGCACGTTCTTCGGTCCTCAGACGGTCGAGGTCAAGCGGCGCACGGGCGCGCTCGCCGTCGCACCCGTCATCCTCGCCGCCGCCGGTCTGCTGCTCGGCTTCGCCGGAAACCTCATCACAGAGCTGCTGCGGCCGCACGTATCGACGGTCCCCGCCGGCGAGTCCGCGCCGCTCCTCGCCCTGTGGCACGGCTTCACGCCCGCGCTCGCCGCGTCGATGATCGCGTGGGCGGTCGGCACGGTCATCCACCTGCGGGTCGGCAGCGCCAGGCGCGCTCCGCACGGGCAGGACGTGTTCGAGCGCGGCTACCACGCGGGCATGCGCGCCCTCGATCGCCTCGCGGTCGAGGTGACCGGCCGCATCCAGACCGGTTCGCTCCCGCTGCACCTCACGACGATCCTGCTCGTCGTGGTGGTGCTCCCGGGCGGCGCGCTCGTCATGGCGGGCGCCGTCTCCGGCGACATCCGGCTGTACGACTCCGTCGGCCAGGTCGGCGCGGCCGCGCTCATCTCGATCGCGGCGCTGCTCGTCACGACCGCGCGCGGTCGGCTCAAGGCCTTCATGCTCGTCTCGGTCGTCGGCTACGGCGTCGGCCTGCTCTTCCTGCTGCACGGCGCGCCCGACCTCGCGCTCACGCAGGTGCTGACCGAGACGGTCTTCCTCATCGTGCTCGTGCTCGTGCTGCGCCGCCTGCCGAAGTACTTCACCGACCGTCCGCTGCGCGCCGCCCGCTATCCGCGCGCGCTGCTCGCGATCCTCGTCGGCGCGTTCGCGACGCTCGCCTCGCTCGCCGCGCTCCAGGCGCGCACTGCTGAGCCCATCTCGGAGGGCTTCTACCGCTGGGCCTACGAGTTCGGCCACGGCGAGAACATCGTCAACGTCACGCTCGTCGACATCCGCGCGTGGGACACGCTCGGCGAGGTGTCGGTGCTGCTCGCCGCCGCGACGGGCGTCGCGAGCCTCATCTTCGTGCGCCGCCCGGTCGCGGGTCTCGGCGTGCTGCGGCAGAACGACCCCGCGACGCGGCGCGGCAACTGGCTGCGCGGCGCGTTCACCGACGAGCACATGGCCTCGCCCGTGCTCGAGATGATGACGCGCCTGCTGTTCCCGATCATGATGCTCGTCTCGATCTACCTGCTCGCGGTCGGGCACAACGAGCCGGGTGGCGGCTTCGCCGGTGGCCTCGTCGCGGGCATCGCGCTCGCGGTGCGCTACCTCGCGGGTGGCCGCGACGAGCTCACGGAGGCCGCGCCGTTCGACGCGGGCAAGCTGCTCGGCGCGGGCATCGTCGTCGCGGTGCTCGGCGTCGTCTGGCCTGTCTTCGTCGGCGGCCGCATCGGCGAGTCGTACGCGATCGAGTGGGTCATGCCGCTGCTCGGCGAGCAGAAGCTCGTCACGACCCTGTTCTTCGACATCGGCGTCTGGCTCATCGTCATCGGCGCGATGCTCGACTTCGTCCGCTCGCTCGGCGCCGGCATCGACCTGCACGCCGAGCAGAACGCGGCGCCCCGACCCGCGTGGCGCTCCGACCGCTCGCTGCCCGGCAAGGAGGTGCGCCGGTGA